The following are encoded in a window of Amphibacillus xylanus NBRC 15112 genomic DNA:
- a CDS encoding phosphate ABC transporter substrate-binding protein, translating into MNKIKRVILFLVVSLFATALLVGCAENDTDNGDNLDKEASAQTDDSGAELSGTITMAGSTSVQPLSEELAAVFMDKYPDVRLEVSGGGSGSGITAAQGNTADFGAVSREIREDETGINTYTIAIDGIAIIVHPDNAISDIALEDVQKIFSGEITNWSEVGGADEAIVIVSREEGSGTRGAFDDIVLGDAALVDTALIQNSSGAVRESVSSEPNAIGYVSTGSLTDNVKALAVDGIEPTVEDIVSGAYTVARPFNYVANENESLSEVAQAFLDFVLSEEGQKVVEQQGFVPVK; encoded by the coding sequence ATGAATAAAATAAAACGAGTGATCTTATTTTTAGTAGTTAGTTTATTTGCAACAGCCTTATTAGTAGGATGTGCAGAAAATGATACCGACAATGGAGATAATTTAGATAAAGAAGCTTCAGCACAAACAGATGATTCAGGGGCAGAATTGTCGGGTACTATTACTATGGCTGGTTCAACGTCAGTTCAACCATTATCTGAAGAGCTAGCAGCAGTTTTTATGGACAAGTACCCAGATGTTAGATTAGAAGTATCTGGCGGAGGATCCGGATCAGGTATTACTGCAGCTCAAGGAAATACAGCAGACTTTGGTGCTGTGTCACGTGAAATCCGAGAAGATGAAACAGGTATTAATACTTATACAATTGCGATTGATGGAATTGCTATTATTGTACATCCAGACAATGCCATTAGTGATATAGCATTAGAAGATGTTCAAAAAATCTTTTCAGGTGAAATTACAAATTGGTCAGAAGTTGGCGGAGCAGATGAAGCAATTGTTATTGTAAGCCGTGAAGAAGGGTCAGGAACTAGAGGAGCATTTGATGATATTGTTTTAGGTGATGCTGCATTAGTAGATACAGCGCTAATCCAAAACTCAAGTGGTGCAGTTAGAGAATCAGTATCTTCAGAGCCAAATGCAATCGGGTATGTTTCAACAGGAAGTTTAACTGACAACGTTAAAGCTTTAGCGGTAGATGGCATTGAGCCAACTGTTGAGGATATTGTTAGTGGTGCGTACACTGTTGCAAGACCATTTAACTATGTAGCAAATGAGAATGAGTCTTTATCTGAAGTTGCACAAGCATTTCTTGACTTTGTTTTAAGTGAA